Below is a genomic region from Drosophila albomicans strain 15112-1751.03 chromosome 2R, ASM965048v2, whole genome shotgun sequence.
TTTGAGCAACAGCTGAAACTTAAGCTCCGAACTGGCCACGCGCACCTCatctgcaaaataaataggGTATATATGTGTGAGGGAAGGTGCGGGCAAGGAAAgatgcacacacgcacacatatgtTTAAAATGCCGACACTTATTGCATTCATTGCACTACTTACACAGCTCCAACAGATTTTGGAAATCGGCGCAAATCTCACACATTGTATTCGAGTGTTTCTCTATTGTGGTTCTACCAAAAGTTGTCGATGTCGTTTTCGCTGCCGCCGTTTTTACTTGCTCAGAtcagtttgctttgctttgccgtCGTTGTTGCCTTCTCCTCCGCCACCTTCTCCTTCACCGTCGTTAGCGTTTGCCGTTGTCGTCGCCAAGTGCAATTTTGTTGGTGGGCTTTTATTCGATCGTTTCAGTCGTTCGAAGCGTCCGATCAATTCCATTTATATTGTGCACTCAATGCCACTCACTCTCATGCACACAACACGCACTTGTCTAACATTGCATCCAAAATTACACttaaattctaataaatttttatgaattgatatattttctaGATATATTTTCTGTCGATAAGAAAAATCGCTACTAGATGAGCGATAGACGGCCAGACTGTGTGGTGGGCGGTCGATCAGTTTGCAGTACGACATTGTATATTCTATGTGACAtgcgatgtttttttttcgatattcATTAGGTACAATGTGACCCTTGGGGGAGTATTAAATTCCTTTTCTATCGAAATACTAGATTTCATATTTCTAGTCAAAAATTTCATGCCGccttatttttaacaaataattgttaacgcaaatgtcttttttttttattccaaATTCAATCACtgcaatgaatgaaaatttcaaaatgtgcattttacatacatacatccaaAAATAGAGTAGCCAAAAAGAGGACgcaaaatagtatatttttattaattcatattatggtCATACACATAGATTGTAGCAACATCGATACATTGGCAAACCAATTTTGCtgcagcttttgtttgtttacacaTTTTGTGAATTAAAGTGTcgacaaaatatattgaagatGGAAGATTGCATAATggatacaaattcaaataccGAGGCCAACTCAGATCTGAACTTCGGCATGGAGGACGATAAATCACAGTTGCCGGAACAACGCTCGTCTGCTGGCGGCATTTTATGTTCGGAAAGCAGAGAAACCCCAAACGCAGCCGGTGTTTGTTATTGGTACGAAaccatatatatacttatattgttattattgattgatttatgatttatttacaaaCTGGTTTTCTTCAGTGGTAAGGAGCGCAACCTAAACATTATTGAATTGCTGTGCGCAACGTGCTCCCGCTGGATTCACGAAACGTGCATAACTCACCAATTCGGCAAAGGAAGAATACTTCCCTTCATAACCaactatatatttgtttgcaaAAACTGCTCTGGCGCGGGTCAAGAAAGCTTTCGCAAAAATCAAGCCAGTATGTAAATCTATCTATCCATCCGCAAGGTGATATTTTATCGTTTATTCTGATGCAGCGATATCGCAGATGTGTCAATGTGCCATTGCCAACATGCAACAAGCTGCCCAACGCGAGGGTAATCATCAGATTCAGTTCAGCAAGGACAAGGAGATTATACCGTACATTGAGCAATATTGGGAGGCCATGACAACCATGCCGCGCCGTCTGACACAATCATGGTACTCTACTGTTCATCGATCCTTGGTAAAGGATGTGAACACGCTTTTTACCTACGAGGAGCATGTAGAGCACGGTGCAATGTACGGATTGGTGCATCAAGATCTGCGACTTATTAAACCCAACTACGAAATCATGACGAAAAGTGGCGCCCTACGACTCTCTGACGATGGATATATACAGGGTGAGATTAAGCTTATATGCTGATTGGGACAAGTATTGCGAAGTCTAATACTGGCGCAATTCAGTTTTATCGCATTCTGTTTTGCATAGTCTTCCAAATATACTCCTCGTCGTGAAGTGTGATTTTTCTCTCACTGCCGCTCTCTATTTTTGGTAGACGTTTGCTTCTCGTtctgctcacacacacattcagcaTTGCTCTCTTTGCtgtctttgttttttctttgcttttgcaatgcaaacaatCGAAACGAAAGTTGATCGTCATCATTACGTTTTGCAGTACTCAGcacatcaaataaatttatcgagtaaacatcaacaacattcAACTGCTTGAATCGTGTGGGTGTGGCATCTTGTCCTAGTTGATGTGGAGTCATTTTCTATAAAACAACACTTTGTATTTAATCCATTTGTGTGTGCTATCATTCTAACTGAATCACGACGCaatttatatgtaatatatgtatgtatattactCTGATACATATAATACCTTGTCCTTCTAATGACGTCGACATCAACAGCCTCAATGGCTAACAACGAGGAGGACTGTAAGTCAATAACATCgctaattaaaaacataagcTGGGCACACTGGTTGAAATCAATTACAccgacaactacaactacagctataaacaagtaagagtgtgctcgactgtgagatagcTGCcacctattttgaataaaagctaaatatcgcgatattttttctcaaaatataccaacataaaaataatataccacaaaaatactatatacataccacaaaatactatatacatactacTATGTTACTACACTACTACATACTATGGTGTGCgaaaaataccagattgtcagctacAGTAACTAAGAACcctaagtaggcgtttttgcctttacaaatgtatttcttcgacaatttttatctgatcgcaacaaaattttcaggaatcgcaaagttagttattattgtatataccaaaattcgcgaatctagctttaaaattacgcttgttcgatttttgtcgatttgcggaggcgaaagtgggcgtggcaaaaataacagcaaatgctgtcgaaaataaattatagctctatctcttgtaGTCTGCGATCCAGATCCAgatctacctgttacatacatttcctgtcggcacaaagttatacaCTTCTACcccatgggtagcgggtataaaaagagcaGATACGTCATCGTGGATCACTTAGTGTTTCTCATGGATTTAGattcattcatttctttatatatagaacatattattttgataaaatagATATTATTATCAATGCGAAACACtcttttaattacatttaattcataaatatgaaTGATAATGTTGTATTCATTTTTGCAGCCACTCTTGCGAAAAATAATAGACAGAAGCGCAAGTTCCCTGGGACTGATTCTGGAGGTCCAACAGGCAAAAAGGGACGCCCAAGCTCCGATATCGCAGCAAATGTCAAGCTGCCAGCCCACGGATATCCGCTGGAACATCCATTTAATAAGGATGGATATCGCTACATACTTGCCGAGCCAGATCCACATGCACCATTCCGCCAGGAGTTCGATGAGAGCTCCGACTGGGCGGGCAAGCCTATACCCGGGTGGTTATATCGCACCCTGGTTCCGCAGGTGGTTCTCCTGGCGCTGCACGATCGAGCACCACAGCTTAGAATTAGCGAGGATCGCCTTGCGGTGACTGGTGAGCGTGGCTACTCACAGGTACGCGCAACTCATTGTAAGTAAACGCTTGATATTTAATCTAAACATCCTTGAATCATTGCCATTGTCTGTTGAACTTGCAGCTGTGAATCGTGGTCGCTGGTACTATGAGATTACAATTGAGGAGATGCCAGAAGGTGCCGCTACACGCATCGGTTGGGGCAGAGAATACGGCAACTTGCAAGCACCGCTGGGCTACGACAAGTTTGGATACTCTTGGCGATCGCGCAAGGGTACGCGATTCACCGAGAGCCAGGGGAAGCACTACAGTGCGTCATATGGTGAAGGCGATACACTGGGCTTGCTTATTGAACTGCCGGAGCTGCACTCAATGGACTACCTGCCCAACACATTTAAGGATCGCGTAAGTCGATTTCatctatttaattatatatgtacatatattgcaGTTTTTTCTCCTTGACTTTGATCATCTAGCCActtgttaaattcaaatcgCATTTGTATTATGAAGACAAAGACAAAATTACCGAGACTCTTAAAAATCTTCATATCCTGCAAGGAAGTCGCATCGAGTTCTTCAAAAATGGCCATTCGCAGGGTGTTGCCTTTGAAGACATTTATGCTGGCAGCTATTTTCCAGCCATA
It encodes:
- the LOC117574295 gene encoding set1/Ash2 histone methyltransferase complex subunit ASH2 isoform X1, whose amino-acid sequence is MEDCIMDTNSNTEANSDLNFGMEDDKSQLPEQRSSAGGILCSESRETPNAAGVCYCGKERNLNIIELLCATCSRWIHETCITHQFGKGRILPFITNYIFVCKNCSGAGQESFRKNQATISQMCQCAIANMQQAAQREGNHQIQFSKDKEIIPYIEQYWEAMTTMPRRLTQSWYSTVHRSLVKDVNTLFTYEEHVEHGAMYGLVHQDLRLIKPNYEIMTKSGALRLSDDGYIQATLAKNNRQKRKFPGTDSGGPTGKKGRPSSDIAANVKLPAHGYPLEHPFNKDGYRYILAEPDPHAPFRQEFDESSDWAGKPIPGWLYRTLVPQVVLLALHDRAPQLRISEDRLAVTGERGYSQVRATHSVNRGRWYYEITIEEMPEGAATRIGWGREYGNLQAPLGYDKFGYSWRSRKGTRFTESQGKHYSASYGEGDTLGLLIELPELHSMDYLPNTFKDRPLVKFKSHLYYEDKDKITETLKNLHILQGSRIEFFKNGHSQGVAFEDIYAGSYFPAISIHKSATVSVNFGPSFKYPAVLNDRKAKGMNDRVEELITEQCLADTLYLTENDGRLRLDNIGL
- the LOC117574295 gene encoding set1/Ash2 histone methyltransferase complex subunit ASH2 isoform X2, which gives rise to MTSTSTASMANNEEDSTLAKNNRQKRKFPGTDSGGPTGKKGRPSSDIAANVKLPAHGYPLEHPFNKDGYRYILAEPDPHAPFRQEFDESSDWAGKPIPGWLYRTLVPQVVLLALHDRAPQLRISEDRLAVTGERGYSQVRATHSVNRGRWYYEITIEEMPEGAATRIGWGREYGNLQAPLGYDKFGYSWRSRKGTRFTESQGKHYSASYGEGDTLGLLIELPELHSMDYLPNTFKDRPLVKFKSHLYYEDKDKITETLKNLHILQGSRIEFFKNGHSQGVAFEDIYAGSYFPAISIHKSATVSVNFGPSFKYPAVLNDRKAKGMNDRVEELITEQCLADTLYLTENDGRLRLDNIGL